A single window of Chloracidobacterium sp. DNA harbors:
- a CDS encoding DUF512 domain-containing protein, translating to MYEFAVTPAITQLRRPGVMITEVTPASLAEELELEPNDRIVKVNGRRVRDYLDFRFQTAGETELTFQVKKPDGETIEIEFDRDESEDFGLMFEQIVPRQCANECLFCFCKGNPDDARPSLFVRDEDIRLSFLYGNYTTLSSITEDEMKRIIEQRLSPQYVSVHATDLKTRAYLLGVDESRADISDKLERLLAADIELHAQVVLCPEINDGAILEKTLRDLAEHYPKVVSTAVVPVALTRYNTDERLTRVTPEFCRRTIVQVEALQEEFRSTLGDTFAFLGDEIYLKAGAEIPARSHYGNYPQIEDGVGMIRTFLAQFETVFENGVSKDRRSEAVDLAKQFFKNVRTHPEAKVPVEKEGVATSLDYPSGRLFGTILTGEMFAPTLIEQIERFNSSSGSRLKVVAVPNIYFGGDVSVTGLLGGRDLLAVQDQVVGDFVIIPRVTIKSDEPIFIDGMAYSELKQQFSTPVFDLDTDGLIKLLRH from the coding sequence ATGTACGAATTTGCCGTTACACCAGCTATTACTCAGCTTCGCCGTCCGGGCGTGATGATCACCGAAGTCACTCCGGCGAGCCTCGCCGAAGAACTTGAGTTAGAACCGAATGACCGGATCGTCAAGGTCAACGGCCGACGTGTGCGTGACTATCTGGATTTTAGATTTCAGACGGCGGGTGAAACGGAATTGACCTTTCAGGTGAAAAAGCCTGATGGCGAGACGATCGAGATCGAATTTGACCGAGACGAATCCGAAGATTTTGGGTTGATGTTCGAGCAGATCGTGCCGCGTCAATGTGCCAATGAATGCCTGTTCTGCTTCTGCAAAGGCAACCCGGACGACGCACGGCCTTCGCTGTTCGTTCGTGACGAAGATATTCGTCTGTCGTTTCTCTACGGCAACTACACCACACTCTCGTCCATCACGGAGGACGAGATGAAGCGGATCATCGAGCAGCGTTTGTCGCCGCAGTATGTCTCGGTCCATGCGACGGATCTCAAAACGCGGGCGTATCTGCTCGGTGTTGACGAATCACGGGCGGATATCTCCGATAAGCTCGAGCGATTGCTGGCGGCGGATATTGAGCTTCACGCTCAGGTTGTCTTATGTCCGGAGATCAACGACGGAGCGATCCTCGAAAAGACGCTTCGCGACCTTGCCGAGCATTATCCAAAGGTTGTTTCGACCGCGGTCGTGCCCGTTGCGTTAACGCGTTACAACACTGACGAACGCCTTACCCGCGTTACGCCGGAATTTTGCCGCCGGACGATCGTACAGGTCGAAGCCCTGCAAGAAGAGTTTCGGTCAACACTCGGCGATACCTTTGCATTTCTCGGCGATGAGATCTACCTCAAAGCGGGGGCGGAGATACCGGCACGCAGTCATTACGGCAATTATCCGCAGATCGAAGACGGAGTCGGAATGATCCGCACTTTTCTCGCCCAATTTGAAACCGTGTTTGAGAATGGTGTGTCCAAAGACCGGCGGTCAGAAGCCGTCGATCTGGCAAAACAATTCTTTAAGAATGTCCGGACACACCCCGAGGCCAAGGTGCCGGTCGAGAAAGAGGGCGTTGCGACGTCACTGGATTATCCGAGCGGCCGATTGTTCGGAACGATCCTGACGGGCGAGATGTTTGCCCCGACGCTCATAGAACAGATCGAACGCTTTAATAGTTCGTCCGGATCCCGGCTAAAGGTCGTCGCCGTACCCAACATTTATTTTGGCGGCGATGTCTCGGTCACCGGATTGCTGGGCGGGCGGGATCTTTTGGCTGTCCAAGATCAGGTCGTCGGCGATTTTGTGATCATACCACGCGTTACGATCAAATCGGATGAGCCGATCTTTATAGACGGAATGGCCTACAGCGAACTCAAACAACAGTTTTCAACGCCGGTATTCGATCTCGATACCGACGGACTTATCAAACTGCTCCGGCATTGA
- the ald gene encoding alanine dehydrogenase — MNIGLPKEIKDNEYRVGLTPAGVQALTHAGHTVFVQKTAGEGSGFKDEQYAKAGGQMLDTADEVWAAGDMIVKVKEPVAPEYPRMRENQLLFTYLHLAPEFELTKQMLERKVTGVAYETITSGRRLPLLIPMSEVAGRMSVQVGATYLEKMNGGRGILLGGVPGVPAANVVILGGGIVGTEAAKMAVGLGAKVTIIDRDLDRLRQLDDIFLSKVQTLASSRYQIEEAISHADLIIGAVLVVGAAAPKLVTRDMLQLIPHGAVLVDVAVDQGGCFETTHATTHSNPTYYEEGVLHYCVANMPGAVPRTSTFALTNATLPYALALANKGFEQAIKDDAGLAEGVNTYAGKLTYEAVATSQDREYTPLDSLIDLSAQAA, encoded by the coding sequence ATGAATATCGGATTACCAAAAGAAATCAAGGATAACGAATACCGCGTCGGCTTGACGCCCGCGGGAGTTCAGGCATTGACGCACGCTGGCCATACTGTTTTTGTGCAAAAAACTGCGGGCGAAGGCTCGGGTTTTAAGGACGAGCAGTATGCAAAGGCCGGCGGGCAGATGCTGGATACGGCAGACGAGGTCTGGGCTGCCGGCGATATGATCGTCAAGGTCAAAGAACCGGTCGCACCGGAATATCCGCGGATGCGAGAGAATCAACTGCTTTTCACGTATCTGCATCTTGCACCTGAGTTTGAACTGACCAAGCAAATGCTTGAGCGAAAGGTTACGGGCGTCGCGTATGAGACCATCACGAGCGGTCGCCGTTTGCCGCTGCTGATACCGATGTCAGAGGTTGCCGGACGTATGTCGGTGCAGGTCGGTGCAACCTATCTTGAAAAAATGAACGGCGGCCGCGGTATTTTGCTCGGCGGTGTTCCGGGAGTGCCGGCGGCAAACGTCGTCATTCTCGGCGGCGGGATCGTCGGTACCGAGGCGGCGAAAATGGCTGTTGGATTGGGTGCAAAGGTCACGATCATCGACCGCGATCTCGACCGTCTGCGACAGCTCGATGATATCTTTCTGTCAAAGGTTCAAACGCTCGCATCGTCGCGTTATCAGATCGAAGAAGCTATTTCACACGCCGATCTCATCATCGGTGCGGTTTTGGTCGTCGGTGCCGCAGCTCCGAAACTCGTGACCCGCGACATGCTGCAGCTGATCCCGCACGGTGCAGTCCTCGTTGACGTTGCCGTCGATCAAGGCGGATGCTTTGAAACGACGCACGCGACGACGCACTCGAACCCGACCTATTACGAGGAAGGTGTGCTGCACTACTGCGTAGCCAATATGCCGGGTGCCGTGCCGAGAACCTCGACGTTTGCTCTGACAAACGCGACCTTGCCTTACGCTCTTGCTCTTGCTAATAAGGGGTTTGAGCAGGCTATCAAGGACGATGCCGGGCTTGCTGAAGGTGTGAACACATACGCCGGAAAGCTGACCTACGAAGCGGTTGCAACCTCGCAGGATCGCGAGTACACGCCGCTCGATTCGTTGATCGACCTGAGTGCTCAGGCAGCGTAA
- a CDS encoding SLC13 family permease: MSLQIIIVLAVLILAAFLFVTEKFRVDLVALLVMALLLISGIITPSQGLAGFSNSATITVGSMFVLGAGLFKTGAVNYLGEFTNSVFKRGFWVGIIAVMLIVGLLSAFINNTPVIAIFLPILLGVAKETGISASKILMPVSFASMFGGVCTLIGTSTNILVSSIAEKNGLRAFTMFEFLPLGLAMFAVGVVYLLIVGIRLIPERRGGENLVDNFTMSEYLTEVVLLPHASSVGKMIRDAPIVHDLDLGIVKIQRDELIIQLPTPDVILQAGDILLIRCDLENIRNLQEREGVLFQPQTKWRDDNVALDNYRLIEAVIEPNSNLIADTLQGSQFRDRYGANVLAIRHGGRVVHEKLSNTVLRGGDVLLMEIEQSRIAAIRKSGEFIITSEMETTAFRRDKAIFAILIVAGVVLAATFNLAPIVVTALVGAIAMVFTRCISLEEAYIAIEWKIIFLLAGVLSLGVALDKSGAAGLLSSNMLRYIGVYGPIALVSAFYLLTSLLTETMSNNATAALLAPIAIATANTMGVEPTPFLMAITFAASASFMTPVGYQTNTMIYGPGQYKFLDFVKVGTPLNIMFWIMATVLIPMIWSF; this comes from the coding sequence ATGTCCCTACAGATCATTATTGTTTTGGCCGTTCTGATCTTGGCGGCGTTCCTTTTCGTTACCGAGAAGTTTCGGGTAGACCTTGTGGCTCTGCTCGTTATGGCGTTGTTGCTTATCTCGGGAATAATCACGCCGTCGCAAGGGCTCGCCGGCTTTAGCAACTCGGCGACGATCACGGTCGGGTCAATGTTTGTCTTGGGCGCCGGGTTGTTCAAAACGGGCGCCGTCAATTACCTTGGCGAATTTACAAATAGCGTTTTCAAACGTGGTTTCTGGGTCGGCATTATCGCTGTAATGCTGATCGTCGGCCTTCTGTCAGCCTTTATCAATAACACGCCGGTGATCGCCATCTTCCTGCCAATTTTATTGGGCGTTGCAAAGGAAACCGGCATTAGTGCGTCAAAGATCCTAATGCCGGTTTCGTTCGCCTCGATGTTTGGCGGCGTTTGTACTCTCATTGGCACATCGACAAATATACTTGTCAGTTCCATCGCGGAAAAAAATGGACTCAGAGCATTTACGATGTTTGAGTTTCTGCCTCTGGGGCTCGCGATGTTCGCTGTCGGGGTTGTTTATCTGCTGATCGTCGGAATCCGTTTGATCCCGGAGCGACGCGGTGGTGAGAATTTGGTCGACAATTTCACAATGAGTGAATATTTGACCGAAGTCGTGCTTCTGCCGCATGCGTCATCGGTAGGGAAGATGATCAGGGATGCACCCATCGTTCACGACCTCGATCTCGGCATTGTAAAGATCCAACGAGATGAGCTGATCATTCAACTTCCGACGCCTGACGTGATACTACAGGCCGGCGATATCCTTTTGATCCGCTGTGATCTTGAAAACATTCGCAATCTACAAGAACGCGAAGGTGTACTTTTTCAGCCGCAGACCAAATGGCGTGATGATAACGTCGCTCTCGACAATTACCGCTTGATCGAAGCAGTTATCGAACCAAACTCGAACTTGATTGCCGACACCCTACAAGGCAGTCAGTTTCGGGATCGTTACGGAGCAAATGTTTTGGCGATCCGCCATGGTGGACGCGTCGTGCACGAAAAGCTCTCCAACACTGTGCTCCGCGGCGGCGACGTGCTACTGATGGAGATCGAGCAGAGCCGGATTGCGGCCATCAGGAAGAGTGGTGAGTTTATCATCACCTCCGAAATGGAGACGACAGCATTTCGCCGTGACAAAGCTATCTTTGCGATCCTTATCGTTGCCGGCGTTGTTCTCGCAGCGACCTTTAACTTGGCTCCGATCGTCGTGACCGCTCTGGTCGGAGCGATCGCGATGGTTTTTACACGTTGTATTTCCCTTGAGGAAGCTTACATCGCGATCGAATGGAAGATAATCTTTCTGCTTGCCGGAGTTCTTTCACTCGGCGTTGCGCTGGACAAATCGGGAGCGGCAGGGCTGCTTTCGTCGAATATGCTGCGATATATCGGTGTCTACGGACCGATCGCTCTGGTTTCTGCGTTTTACCTTCTAACGTCGCTTCTCACTGAAACGATGTCGAATAACGCGACGGCGGCGCTTCTGGCTCCGATAGCTATCGCTACTGCAAACACAATGGGAGTCGAGCCAACGCCATTTTTGATGGCCATAACCTTTGCGGCCTCGGCAAGCTTTATGACACCGGTTGGCTATCAGACCAACACAATGATCTACGGGCCGGGCCAATATAAATTCCTTGATTTTGTTAAGGTCGGCACTCCGCTGAACATTATGTTCTGGATAATGGCAACGGTCTTGATACCTATGATTTGGTCGTTTTAG
- a CDS encoding aldehyde dehydrogenase family protein translates to MAKAKQETTKKTVKKYYNYIGGEWVKSSSGEWFDNVNPADTSDIVGRFPASNQDDVNAAVAAAKGAATRWRRTPAPKRAEILFTLGEILRKNKDTFTQQMTREMGKVLKEAGGDVQEAIDCTYYTAGEGRRLHGFTTPAEMPNKFAMCVRQPVGLCGLITPFNFPMAIPSWKLIPALVCGNTVVIKSGEDVPLSTINLVKSCEEAGIPAGVVNVVNGFGDAGAALVDHQDVRLISFTGSTSTGRTIAEACARDNKIVSLEMGGKNAIIVMDDADIDNAVDGSLWGAFGTSGQRCTASSRLVVHKKVYKKFCEKLVERVKKLRVGSGLDPRTEVGPVINERAMEKIRGYIEIGKIHDKATLACGGNIMTKGDFKNGYFIEPTVFTDVKPGMRIGQEEIFGPVTSVIPFSTLDEAIEIVNGVAYGLSSAIYTQDINQAFYAMQELYTGICYVNSATIGAEVHLPFGGTKGTGNGHREAGTQVLDIFTEWKALYIDHSGKLQKAQIDEVEI, encoded by the coding sequence ATGGCAAAAGCAAAACAAGAAACGACTAAGAAGACAGTAAAGAAATATTACAATTACATCGGCGGCGAGTGGGTCAAGTCGTCGTCCGGCGAGTGGTTTGACAACGTTAATCCCGCCGACACATCCGATATTGTCGGGCGATTTCCGGCCTCAAATCAAGATGATGTCAATGCCGCCGTCGCTGCTGCCAAGGGTGCCGCGACGAGGTGGCGCCGCACGCCGGCCCCGAAACGAGCCGAGATACTATTCACACTCGGCGAAATTCTGCGCAAGAATAAGGACACATTTACGCAGCAGATGACCCGCGAGATGGGCAAGGTGCTCAAGGAAGCCGGCGGCGATGTGCAGGAAGCAATAGACTGTACGTACTATACAGCGGGCGAAGGCCGCCGCCTACACGGATTTACCACACCGGCCGAAATGCCCAATAAGTTCGCAATGTGCGTCCGCCAACCGGTTGGCCTGTGCGGGCTGATCACGCCGTTCAATTTCCCGATGGCAATCCCGTCTTGGAAGCTAATACCGGCTCTGGTTTGCGGTAATACGGTCGTTATCAAATCCGGCGAAGATGTGCCGCTTTCGACGATCAATCTTGTTAAGTCGTGCGAGGAGGCCGGCATTCCGGCAGGAGTCGTCAATGTTGTAAATGGATTCGGCGACGCGGGAGCCGCACTTGTCGACCATCAAGACGTTCGGCTGATCTCGTTTACCGGTTCGACATCGACCGGACGCACGATCGCCGAGGCGTGTGCCCGAGATAACAAGATCGTCAGTCTCGAAATGGGCGGCAAAAACGCGATCATCGTGATGGATGACGCCGACATTGATAATGCGGTCGACGGTTCGCTATGGGGAGCGTTCGGCACCAGCGGACAACGCTGCACAGCTTCGTCGCGACTGGTCGTACACAAAAAAGTCTATAAGAAATTCTGCGAAAAGCTCGTCGAACGAGTCAAAAAGCTCCGCGTCGGCAGCGGCCTTGATCCGCGGACAGAGGTCGGACCCGTGATCAACGAGCGGGCGATGGAAAAGATTCGCGGCTACATCGAGATCGGCAAGATCCACGACAAAGCCACGCTCGCCTGCGGCGGCAACATTATGACCAAAGGCGACTTCAAGAATGGCTATTTTATTGAACCGACAGTCTTTACAGACGTGAAGCCGGGCATGCGGATCGGCCAGGAAGAGATCTTCGGCCCGGTCACGAGCGTGATCCCATTCTCGACGCTTGATGAGGCGATCGAGATCGTCAACGGCGTCGCATACGGCCTTTCGTCGGCGATCTATACACAGGATATCAATCAGGCCTTTTACGCGATGCAGGAACTATATACCGGCATTTGCTACGTTAACTCAGCCACCATCGGTGCTGAGGTCCATCTGCCGTTTGGCGGAACCAAGGGTACGGGCAACGGCCACCGCGAAGCCGGAACACAGGTTCTTGACATCTTCACGGAGTGGAAAGCACTGTATATCGATCATTCGGGCAAGTTGCAGAAGGCTCAGATCGATGAGGTGGAAATATAA